A window of Komagataella phaffii GS115 chromosome 1, complete sequence contains these coding sequences:
- a CDS encoding Essential protein of the mitochondrial inner membrane, component of the mitochondrial import system has translation MVWPFGGNNNKEQEAAPESSQQLQQTLGFDPSTISDVSNIIKSPGVFDTNSLHPLAGLDKDLEYLDLEDEQLSPLEGSQGLIASRGWSDDLCYGTGTAYLLGLGTGGLYGFREGVANLPKGADVSGKLKLNTILNHVTRRGPFLGNSAGVLAVTYNIINSTLDSFRGKHDTYNSLAAGALAGAIFKSSKGIKPMAISSGLMVLAAGAWCGLKELLS, from the coding sequence ATGGTGTGGCCTTTTGGAggaaacaacaacaaagagCAGGAAGCTGCACCTGAATCAAGCCAGCAACTCCAACAAACGCTGGGCTTCGATCCTAGCACCATCTCCGATGTTTCCAATATCATCAAGAGTCCTGGTGTGTTTGATACAAACTCCCTCCACCCGTTGGCCGGCTTAGACAAAGACCTCGAGTACTtagatttggaagatgaacaACTGTCCCCATTGGAAGGTTCTCAGGGTTTGATTGCATCTCGTGGATGGTCTGACGATTTATGTTACGGAACAGGAACCGCCTATTTGCTAGGTCTTGGAACTGGTGGCCTCTACGGATTCCGTGAGGGGGTGGCCAATCTACCCAAAGGTGCCGATGTCAGTGGTAAGTTAAAACTGAACACTATTTTGAATCACGTCACAAGAAGAGGTCCTTTCTTAGGGAATTCTGCTGGTGTCCTAGCCGTGACTTACAACATCATAAACTCAACTCTGGATTCCTTCCGTGGTAAGCACGACACATACAACTCTCTGGCTGCTGGAGCTTTGGCAGGAGctattttcaaatcttccAAGGGAATTAAACCAATGGCTATATCCTCAGGATTGATGGTGCTTGCTGCGGGCGCCTGGTGTGGACTCAAAGAGCTTCTGTCGTAA